A stretch of Crossiella cryophila DNA encodes these proteins:
- a CDS encoding ABC transporter ATP-binding protein produces the protein MHRNTAGGPIAVGVADVVKTYGRGETAVRALDHVSLDLPARRFTAIMGPSGSGKSTLLHCLAGLNTVDSGQVRIGQSFLNGLTDAELTKVRRDRIGFVFQSFNLLPTLSAEDNILLGLRLAGRAPDHSWLDTVINALGLRDRLRHRPGELSGGQQQRVAIARALAGRPEVVFADEPTGSLDSRSGAEVLGFLRMSVRELGQTVVMVTHDPVAAAHADHGVLLADGRVARHLPCPTADTVLAALAGLGA, from the coding sequence ATGCACCGGAACACAGCAGGCGGCCCGATCGCCGTGGGCGTGGCGGACGTGGTCAAGACCTACGGGCGTGGCGAGACCGCGGTCCGGGCCCTTGACCACGTCTCGCTCGATCTCCCGGCCCGCCGGTTCACCGCGATCATGGGTCCCTCCGGCTCCGGCAAGTCCACCCTGCTGCACTGCCTGGCCGGACTGAACACAGTGGACTCCGGCCAGGTCCGCATTGGACAGTCCTTTCTCAACGGACTCACCGACGCCGAGCTGACCAAGGTGCGGCGGGACCGGATCGGGTTCGTCTTCCAGTCCTTCAACCTGCTGCCCACGCTGAGCGCCGAGGACAACATCCTGCTCGGCCTGCGCCTGGCCGGCCGCGCCCCTGACCACTCCTGGCTGGACACGGTGATCAACGCGCTCGGCCTGCGGGACCGGCTGCGGCACCGGCCGGGTGAGCTGTCCGGCGGTCAGCAGCAGCGGGTGGCCATCGCCCGCGCGCTGGCCGGCCGTCCGGAGGTGGTCTTCGCCGACGAGCCCACCGGCAGCCTGGACTCGCGCTCCGGCGCGGAGGTGCTCGGGTTCCTGCGGATGTCGGTGCGTGAACTCGGCCAGACCGTGGTGATGGTCACGCACGACCCGGTGGCCGCCGCGCACGCCGATCACGGTGTGCTGCTGGCCGATGGCCGGGTGGCCCGGCACCTGCCCTGCCCGACCGCGGACACCGTGCTGGCCGCGCTGGCCGGACTGGGGGCGTGA